The following coding sequences lie in one Halomonas sp. 'Soap Lake #6' genomic window:
- a CDS encoding Mu transposase C-terminal domain-containing protein: MLEDPFFDESLAGIGFSHTACKKSRDEIEDVAFITIDDLDEECADKALFKYKVIKLVNKRLNGGWTKKNVEPIIYELYNEGFIDKKPGWQSVARWNAKYRVDKNLLYLVDRRAIKNNFCDFNSFSKDTFFWDAIEKKYLTRVRGSVATTYQFYKDLILIHNNENPDNKFVAVGRSAFYDRVKKLPPYICDLKRYGKRYADKKYRLINSFKKSTRVMERVEIDHTALDLILLDDTLNIPIGRPFITVLIDTFSKCIVGFYLSFRGPSYNSVRCAIINACLDKEDVLKKYPDVEKDWPCQGRIETLVVDNGAEFWSKDLERFSASIGMSIEYNPVGKPWKKPLVERIFNTYNTKFVHQIPGKTFSSAKDLEGYEPQKDALLPFSEFLYLLHIWVIDIYNQQSNSRKTHIPALSWQVGYEEFPPVIYQGLEKQRFKIESFPTVYRDLRPIGIEVDHISYSNEALVEFRKNNPPPLGQTKHKLCVKRDPSDVSYVYVYLPNLEKYIKVDATSQDFSLEGVSIFQYQVMRKALTRYIDANVDHAGLALANMKLSERMDDISNLALANKKSRSRGMKSVAAFVGIDSEGETSFESVHNNLKNKKDTKLSFFEGETLDDKKLKSIDDWNEIADNLEPY; encoded by the coding sequence ATGTTGGAAGATCCTTTTTTTGATGAGTCTTTAGCAGGTATAGGTTTCTCGCATACAGCGTGTAAAAAAAGCCGCGATGAAATTGAGGATGTCGCATTCATCACAATAGATGATCTTGATGAGGAGTGCGCCGATAAAGCCTTGTTCAAGTATAAAGTAATAAAGTTGGTCAATAAAAGGCTTAACGGAGGCTGGACGAAGAAGAACGTAGAGCCAATTATCTATGAATTATATAATGAAGGTTTTATAGACAAAAAGCCTGGGTGGCAAAGCGTAGCTAGATGGAATGCAAAGTATCGTGTCGATAAAAATTTGCTTTACTTGGTTGATAGAAGAGCGATAAAAAATAATTTTTGTGATTTTAATTCTTTCTCAAAAGACACTTTCTTTTGGGACGCAATCGAAAAGAAATATCTTACACGAGTGAGGGGGTCTGTTGCGACCACTTATCAGTTTTATAAGGATTTAATATTAATTCATAATAATGAAAATCCAGATAATAAGTTTGTAGCTGTTGGGCGAAGCGCCTTTTACGATAGAGTTAAAAAGCTTCCACCTTATATTTGTGACTTGAAGCGTTATGGAAAACGATATGCGGATAAAAAATATCGATTGATCAATAGTTTTAAAAAGTCTACTAGGGTGATGGAACGTGTTGAAATTGACCATACTGCTCTTGACTTGATCTTGCTTGATGATACCTTGAATATTCCTATTGGAAGGCCATTTATAACTGTTCTTATTGATACATTTAGTAAATGTATCGTGGGTTTTTATTTAAGCTTTAGAGGGCCGAGCTATAATTCTGTAAGATGTGCGATCATAAATGCATGTCTGGACAAAGAGGATGTTTTGAAGAAATATCCTGACGTCGAAAAAGATTGGCCATGTCAGGGTCGCATTGAAACACTAGTTGTTGATAATGGTGCAGAATTTTGGTCGAAAGATCTTGAGAGGTTTTCTGCTTCAATAGGGATGAGTATTGAGTATAATCCAGTTGGAAAGCCATGGAAGAAGCCTTTAGTCGAAAGGATTTTTAATACTTATAATACAAAATTTGTTCATCAGATACCTGGGAAAACTTTCTCAAGTGCAAAAGACCTAGAGGGGTATGAGCCTCAGAAAGATGCACTGTTGCCATTCTCCGAATTCTTATATTTGCTGCATATCTGGGTTATTGATATTTATAACCAGCAGTCAAACAGCCGTAAAACACATATACCCGCTTTATCATGGCAAGTTGGGTATGAGGAATTCCCTCCTGTTATTTATCAGGGTCTTGAAAAGCAGAGATTTAAAATAGAGAGCTTTCCTACTGTCTATCGCGATTTACGGCCAATTGGGATAGAGGTGGATCATATAAGCTATAGTAACGAAGCGCTAGTAGAGTTTAGAAAAAACAACCCGCCACCCCTTGGTCAAACAAAACATAAGCTTTGTGTGAAGCGAGATCCATCTGATGTTTCTTATGTTTATGTATACTTACCTAATTTGGAAAAATATATTAAGGTTGATGCGACTAGTCAAGATTTTTCATTAGAGGGCGTCTCTATTTTTCAGTACCAAGTTATGAGGAAAGCGTTAACTAGATATATTGACGCCAATGTTGACCATGCAGGGCTTGCTTTAGCGAATATGAAGCTAAGCGAAAGGATGGATGATATAAGTAATCTGGCTTTGGCTAATAAAAAAAGTCGCTCAAGGGGAATGAAAAGTGTGGCCGCTTTCGTAGGTATAGATAGTGAAGGTGAAACATCTTTTGAAAGTGTCCATAATAATTTGAAAAATAAAAAAGATACAAAATTGAGTTTTTTTGAAGGTGAAACGTTAGATGACAAAAAATTAAAGTCTATCGATGATTGGAACGAGATTGCTGATAATTTGGAGCCTTATTAA
- a CDS encoding TniB family NTP-binding protein, protein MNIIHSECNQRRLYKFLNCFVQHAAMKKTLNSLYRLKNNQILGGEQQCMLITGDTGSGKSALIKEFSSAFPSYEENGVLIQPVLVSRIPSKPDVEKMMIELMNDLGQFGSEARKGRRREIGLAEALVKMLKVCKTQIIIINEFQELIEFKSVEDRQRIANRLKLISEQAGIPVVLVGMPWASEISNEPQWASRLMCKIELPYFKFLNEDDRKEFTCFVKGLACRMGYEKPPKFEIDEILFPLFSATRGEARKVKHILSEALSLALWRGENTVHQQHLAEVMDSAFFYEDNPFKLPLNEVPLCEVSKYASYNRYSTVESDMFVSTQFTPKIPTKVLFSKS, encoded by the coding sequence ATGAATATTATCCATTCTGAATGTAATCAGCGTAGGTTATATAAATTCCTAAATTGTTTTGTTCAGCATGCAGCTATGAAAAAGACATTAAATTCTTTGTATCGTTTAAAAAATAACCAAATATTGGGCGGAGAGCAGCAATGCATGCTGATAACAGGCGATACTGGATCTGGGAAAAGTGCATTAATTAAAGAGTTTTCTTCGGCTTTTCCTAGTTATGAAGAAAATGGTGTTTTGATCCAGCCAGTGCTTGTGTCACGTATTCCAAGTAAGCCTGATGTTGAAAAAATGATGATTGAACTTATGAACGACTTAGGTCAGTTTGGTTCTGAAGCAAGAAAAGGCAGGAGGAGGGAAATTGGTCTGGCAGAGGCACTAGTTAAAATGTTGAAAGTTTGTAAAACTCAAATAATTATCATAAACGAGTTTCAGGAGTTAATAGAGTTTAAATCAGTTGAAGATCGTCAAAGGATTGCAAACAGGCTTAAGCTCATTAGTGAGCAAGCGGGCATACCTGTTGTACTGGTAGGAATGCCATGGGCTTCTGAGATTTCAAATGAGCCTCAATGGGCCTCTCGTCTGATGTGTAAAATCGAGTTGCCATACTTTAAATTTTTAAATGAAGATGATCGAAAAGAGTTTACGTGTTTCGTTAAAGGTTTAGCATGTAGAATGGGGTATGAAAAGCCTCCTAAATTTGAAATCGATGAGATTTTGTTTCCCCTTTTTTCCGCAACACGAGGCGAGGCAAGGAAAGTTAAGCATATTCTCAGTGAAGCTCTTTCCTTAGCTTTGTGGAGAGGTGAAAATACTGTCCATCAACAGCATTTGGCCGAAGTAATGGATTCTGCTTTCTTTTATGAGGATAACCCCTTCAAATTACCCTTAAACGAGGTGCCTCTGTGTGAGGTGTCTAAGTATGCTTCTTATAACCGTTATTCAACTGTGGAATCTGATATGTTTGTGAGTACTCAATTCACGCCAAAAATTCCAACGAAAGTGCTTTTTTCAAAATCATAA
- a CDS encoding helix-turn-helix domain-containing protein yields MDSPLPDRLRAARQAAGMTQRQLGEYLGMEPNLASARMTQYEKGQHAPNFQLLKRLSEALEVPIPYFFCEDDTVAELILELDKLDPAERQRLLEQLKKGSAPSES; encoded by the coding sequence ATGGACAGTCCGCTTCCAGATCGCTTGAGAGCCGCCAGGCAAGCAGCGGGTATGACACAAAGGCAGTTGGGTGAATACCTCGGCATGGAGCCGAATCTGGCGAGTGCGCGTATGACGCAGTATGAAAAGGGGCAGCATGCGCCCAATTTCCAGTTGCTGAAGAGGCTTTCAGAGGCACTAGAGGTGCCCATTCCCTATTTTTTCTGCGAAGACGATACCGTGGCAGAATTGATCCTTGAGTTAGATAAACTCGACCCTGCAGAACGCCAACGCTTGTTGGAACAGCTTAAAAAGGGCAGTGCGCCTAGCGAAAGCTGA
- a CDS encoding DUF1819 family protein yields the protein MTSFSYNSDLIGGGLMVRESRAIADLLLSNADERQWHQAIIVDNRLQKNRPATAKRAGQAIRKRLEKLEPPFWQALRDGDDQLATQVSFCAAMSRNLLLVEFLESVVADAFLTQAEALQAYQWDEFLAERAHRDEAIAGWAESSKRKMGQVAYRMLAEVGVLVSSRSRKLQPLLLRPEVKSLLETYQHERLQACCRRLR from the coding sequence TTGACTTCTTTCAGCTACAACTCTGATCTGATCGGTGGTGGACTGATGGTGCGCGAAAGCCGTGCCATTGCCGATTTGCTGCTTTCTAATGCTGATGAAAGGCAGTGGCATCAGGCAATCATCGTTGATAACCGCCTCCAGAAGAACCGTCCCGCCACTGCTAAACGTGCAGGTCAAGCTATTCGTAAGCGCTTAGAGAAGCTGGAGCCACCTTTTTGGCAAGCGCTACGGGATGGCGACGACCAGCTCGCCACACAGGTGTCTTTCTGTGCCGCTATGTCGCGTAACCTGCTATTGGTGGAGTTTCTTGAAAGTGTTGTCGCCGATGCGTTCTTAACCCAGGCGGAGGCGCTTCAGGCCTATCAGTGGGATGAGTTTTTAGCTGAGCGTGCCCACCGCGATGAAGCAATAGCAGGGTGGGCCGAAAGCTCGAAGCGTAAAATGGGGCAGGTGGCGTACCGTATGTTGGCGGAAGTTGGCGTATTGGTGTCCAGTCGCTCGCGCAAGTTACAGCCCTTGCTGCTACGGCCAGAAGTTAAAAGCTTGCTTGAAACCTACCAGCACGAACGATTGCAGGCATGTTGCCGTCGGCTGCGTTAA
- a CDS encoding DUF1788 domain-containing protein, translating to MSQSDQYPPPSGFNHHEDDQLRARLNQVAEKITRPDFLAGQGLGNELGFWIFDYAPEHELQVRAYLNFLPSLMARQHPGIKMAQVNLLEVLKDYLTERGFLDKAIAMQKSKGDAALLKALRGPLHMDKFAPYLIRHSLSHDPDIVLLTGVGSLWPMVRAHSLLNALHGPLGHKPLVLFYPGRYDGQTMSLFKQIKSNNYYRAFALVP from the coding sequence ATGTCACAGAGTGATCAGTACCCACCCCCCAGCGGCTTTAACCACCACGAGGATGACCAGCTTCGGGCGCGTTTGAACCAAGTCGCTGAGAAAATCACGCGGCCTGATTTTTTAGCGGGCCAGGGGTTGGGTAATGAACTGGGCTTCTGGATTTTCGATTACGCCCCAGAGCATGAACTGCAGGTGCGTGCCTACCTGAACTTCCTCCCCTCATTAATGGCACGCCAGCACCCTGGCATCAAAATGGCGCAGGTCAATCTGCTGGAAGTGCTAAAGGATTACCTCACCGAGCGCGGCTTCCTGGATAAAGCCATTGCCATGCAAAAAAGCAAAGGCGATGCGGCACTACTGAAGGCGCTGCGTGGGCCGCTGCACATGGACAAGTTCGCCCCATACCTTATCCGACACTCCTTGTCGCATGACCCCGATATTGTGCTGCTTACCGGTGTGGGTAGCCTATGGCCCATGGTGCGTGCGCACAGCTTGTTAAATGCCCTACACGGGCCGCTCGGCCATAAGCCATTGGTACTCTTCTACCCAGGCCGATACGACGGACAAACGATGTCGCTGTTTAAGCAGATCAAAAGCAATAACTACTACCGTGCGTTTGCGCTTGTGCCCTAG